The following proteins are encoded in a genomic region of Streptococcus cristatus AS 1.3089:
- the sdaAA gene encoding L-serine ammonia-lyase, iron-sulfur-dependent, subunit alpha, which translates to MFYSIKELVEQADLDFNGNVAELMIATEYELTGRERDEVLRLMGRNLEVMKASVLLGLDESKSRSGLTGGDAAKLHHYIQSGKALSDHTVLTAAKNAIAVNEHNAKMGLVCATPTAGSAGCLPAVLTSAIEKLDLTEEQQLDFLLAAGAFGLVIANNASISGAEGGCQAEVGSASAMSAAALVLAAGGSAFQASQAICFVIKNMLGLICDPVAGLVEVPCVKRNAMGASYAFIAADMALAGIESKIPVDEVIDAMYQVGSSLPTAFRETAEGGLATTPTGRRLSKEIFGE; encoded by the coding sequence ATGTTTTATTCAATAAAAGAATTGGTTGAGCAGGCTGATTTAGATTTTAATGGCAATGTCGCTGAACTAATGATTGCGACCGAGTATGAATTGACAGGGCGGGAAAGAGACGAAGTTTTACGCCTGATGGGCCGAAATCTTGAAGTGATGAAAGCCTCAGTCCTTCTTGGGCTTGACGAGAGCAAGTCTCGCAGCGGATTGACCGGTGGAGATGCAGCCAAGCTACACCACTATATCCAGTCAGGGAAGGCCTTGTCAGATCACACTGTGCTGACTGCTGCAAAAAATGCCATTGCAGTCAATGAGCACAACGCTAAAATGGGGCTGGTTTGTGCAACTCCTACGGCTGGTAGTGCCGGCTGCTTGCCAGCCGTGCTTACATCAGCGATTGAAAAATTAGATTTGACAGAGGAGCAGCAATTAGACTTTTTGCTGGCTGCTGGTGCTTTTGGCTTGGTTATTGCCAATAACGCTTCTATTTCCGGCGCAGAAGGAGGCTGTCAAGCTGAGGTGGGCTCTGCTTCTGCTATGAGTGCAGCTGCTTTGGTTCTGGCTGCTGGTGGCTCTGCTTTTCAGGCGAGTCAAGCTATCTGTTTTGTCATCAAAAATATGCTGGGCTTGATTTGCGATCCTGTGGCTGGTCTGGTAGAAGTACCTTGTGTTAAAAGAAATGCTATGGGAGCCAGCTATGCTTTCATCGCAGCAGACATGGCTCTGGCCGGAATCGAGTCCAAAATCCCTGTTGACGAAGTCATTGATGCCATGTACCAGGTCGGCTCTAGCCTGCCTACTGCTTTCAGAGAAACAGCTGAAGGTGGTCTTGCTACAACACCTACAGGTCGTAGACTTTCAAAAGAAATTTTTGGAGAATAA